GGTTCCAGGAAGGAATGAGTGTTGATTCGGTGGGGCCGCGGCTCTGCTCCCAGGCAGTCCAGAGGAATCCCCTGAAATGGCGCACTGAGATCTCTTCTTCATGCCGGTCAAAAACAAGATTGTTTATTTCCGCATCATCACTATAGAACTTGATATATCTCAGGGCATTTTCAAAATAGGTATGAAGCACCATATCGACAAAAGCATCATCAAGTGGGATACCGTGAGACCGCATATAGTTAAGGTAAAACTTGGCAATATCCACGACCATGCGGTGGAGTCCACTGTCGGCATCTTCAGGAGACAAGGCCTGGTGTTTATGTTCATAATTGGGCGCAAGGTCTACCTGTGCAATTTTCCTGTTGAGGGCCCGGTGGTATACTTCCGATAGTGTTGCCACTTCAATACCCCAGTCATAGGCAATATTGACTCCTCTTGCCAGCTTTGCGCTAAAAGTGAATTCACCTGCCAGGGGATATTTGAAAGTTCGGTGATATCGAAAAAAGCGCTCAAGTTCACTGTGGCCCCGATCATTCATAATTTTTATCATGGAGTCCACAAAAGGGGTAATAAAAAGCCTGGTCACTCTCCCCTTCATTGCCCTCTCCGTCGGAGAAATACGGGCGTAGAAACCCTTGCAAAACTCAAAATCATTGTGCGGATTGGCTACCGGCTCAATAAGGCGTGCCAGGAAGGTCCTGTCGTAGGTGACAATATCGCAGTCATGGAGAGTGACCACGTCCGAATCGCCTCTGGCAAAAAGATAGCCCAGTGTAATCCAGACCGACTGCCCCTTTCCCTGGACGCCTGTCGGTATATCGCGCTCCTTGATCTGATTAAAAATCTCCTGTACCCGTGGCCCGTCAACCCAGACGATTTTCACGTCACGGCGCTCATTTTTGAGCTTTTTAAAGTATTTTTGGGCATCTTTGAACTCTTCTTCATTTGCCCCGCCAAGAGCAATGACGATATTCCGGAGATATTTAACTTTATTAATTTCTCCGACTATTCTGTCAAGCACATCGGCATTTTTCAACTCTGAATAAAGGCAGGGCAGGAGGAGGCTGATTTTAACCTGTCCGGCATGACGCTCCAGCTTTGACTCGAGTTTTCTTAGGTATTCCTTTTCATCCCATGTCCTGTAAAGGTCATGAAATGTAGTGATAGAACCTTCCTGATAAAAATTCGACATCTTTTCTCCTCCCCTTATCCCTTGACTTGATTCAACTGAAGCACAGAGTATATCATGTACAGCATCGGCTTTCAGTAAAGATCTTCTTTTTCTTCTTCTGATAGGGCCCCGTATAATTCGGGCCTTCGGTTGCCATATATATTTTCTTTTTTACGCCACTTCTCCACTTCGGCAAGATCGATATTCGCTTCCAGCAGGCCCTCCTCTTTTCCAAGGGCGCCAATAATCATTCCCTTGGGATCAATAACGGCGCTATGTCCGCTAAAACCCTCACCGCAGCGGTTAGCAAAGAGGACATAAACCTGGTTGAAATGGGCCATAGCCCTCAACCGGATCCTCATATATTCAATGTCAAAATGTACGGGAATTGCCGCTATAACAACAATCGTCGTGGCGCCTTTCAGGGCAAGCACGCGAGCCGCTTCGGGAAAGGCGGCATCGAAGCAGATCAATATTCCCGTGGGTCCGAGGGAAGTGTTGAAAATTTTAAGCTCCCTTCCCGGTTTGAATTTCTCCGACCAGTGAACGTGTGTTTTAGCGTAATAATCCATCTTGTCCCGTCCTACATAAACGGCCAGGTTATAAACAGATCCCCTTATTTCATCCATTTCACCGAAAATAACCTCCGCTCCCATCCGGTGGGCATAATCATGCATGGCCTCCAATGTATGTTCAGGCCTCAGATTAATGGCCTCTTCCATCTCCTCTTTTGTAGAAGAACTTAATCTGTGGCCCTGCAGTACAAGTTCGGGAAAGATAATGAGGTCGGCCCTGGCATTTTCACGAATGGCCTTACTTATCTTTTTCCTGTTCTCTTCAATTCTCCCGTCTTCGATGCCAAGCTGGGGAATAATGATTTTTTTTCTCAAATCTTTAACCTCCTGCCACCCCTGTAGAAATGACACTTATTTTTTAAAACATGGAGAACCACTCTGTCTCCTTCCGAAACGGACAGGAGAGGATCACAGCGCATGACAACTTTTGTGCCGGCTTCTGCAAGGTGAAGGAGCAGTTCAGGGCCGAGATTTTCAACAAGCTCTACCCTCATCCCGGCAAGTGGCTTTGTTGAAGCTGACGCTTCCCATAAAAGGTCCTCGGGCCTGACACCGAGACTGGCCGGCCCCGGGGAAAGTTTGTCATTAATGGCGATGCAAAATATATCTGACCTGAACATTCCGCCCTCCCTTATTTCACCTTCAAAAAAGTTCATTTCCGGGCTTCCTATAAAAGAGGCCACAAATCGATTTTCCGGACGGTTATACACTTCCGACGGTGTTCCTGTTTGCTGGATCTTCCCCTTATCGAGTATAACCACTTTTTCGCCCAGTGTCATGGCCTCCGTCTGATCATGAGTTACGTAAATCATGGTTGCCCCAAGGCGCTTGTGAAGGGCTGCCAGTTCTACCCGCATTTTAACCCTCAACCTCGCATCGAGATTGGAAAGGGGCTCATCGAAGAGAAAAAGCTTTGGCCGCCTGACAATAGTCCTTCCGATGGCTACCCGCTGCCGCTGCCCGCCCGAAAGTTCACGGGGATAGCGGGAGAGAAGCTCCCCGATGGAAAGCAGTTCAGCCGCCTCACTGACGCGCTCATTCACTTCATCTTTCGGTGTTCTTGTCACCTTCAGAGGAAAAGCCAGGTTTTCCTTTACCGTCATATGCGGGTAAAGGGCATAGCTCTGGAAAACCATGGCTACGTCCCGTTCCCCCGGAGGAAGCAAGGTCACATTCCGGCTTTCAATGAAAACATCCCCATGGGTGGCATTTTCGATACCGGCAATGATCCTGAGCAGTGTCGACTTGCCGCAGCCTGAAGGTCCCAGTAATATGCAGAACTCTCCCTCATCGACGGAAAAGTCGATGTCCGACAGGGCAGTCGTATTGCCGAATTGCTTGGTGAGGCCATTTATGTTTAATTTAGTTTTATTCTCTTCCATTCTTTAAACGTAGAGACGTCCCGGCGGGACGTCTTTTATAGACGTGAATTCAGACGCCCCGGCGGGGCGTCTCTACAGTTTGGGTGATACCTGTCTAACTCCCACTTTTGGGCATTATTTTCTATATATTCCCTAATCTCTTGCAGGGACTTTTCATTGCGAATAATATGGTCATGAAACCTTGGCTGCCAGGCAAAATCTGCATTCAGAAGTCTGCACCTCTTTGTAGAAATCGATTTAAACTGACCAATAATTGCACCCAATGTTCCCGCTTTCAAACCACTCGTAGAGACGCCCCGGTGGGGCGTCTTTTTATTTTGCAAGCCTGAGACGTCCCACCGGGACGTCTCTACATTATTGTTAATTATGATTATCCCATGAAAATGATTCGGCATGACAATCCATTGATCTAAACTTACATTTTCCCTGATCCGTTCCGTACGATTCCATTCTTCAGCTATGATCACTCCTGTTTCTGAAAGGGTAATAGCTCCGTTATTTATGTCTCCAAAGTAACATTTCATACCTTTAGTACAAATGGTAACAAAGTAATATCCACTGCCACTATAATCCCATCCCTTGAGCCTGGCTGATTCAACACGATATTTATCTTTATACAGTTTACTCATAAAATACTTTTTGACGACACACCCTGTCGTCTCTACGAATACGTTTCTTGCTTTACTCCCGTAGAGACGTCCCGGTGGGA
Above is a window of Deltaproteobacteria bacterium DNA encoding:
- a CDS encoding glycosyl transferase — its product is MSNFYQEGSITTFHDLYRTWDEKEYLRKLESKLERHAGQVKISLLLPCLYSELKNADVLDRIVGEINKVKYLRNIVIALGGANEEEFKDAQKYFKKLKNERRDVKIVWVDGPRVQEIFNQIKERDIPTGVQGKGQSVWITLGYLFARGDSDVVTLHDCDIVTYDRTFLARLIEPVANPHNDFEFCKGFYARISPTERAMKGRVTRLFITPFVDSMIKIMNDRGHSELERFFRYHRTFKYPLAGEFTFSAKLARGVNIAYDWGIEVATLSEVYHRALNRKIAQVDLAPNYEHKHQALSPEDADSGLHRMVVDIAKFYLNYMRSHGIPLDDAFVDMVLHTYFENALRYIKFYSDDAEINNLVFDRHEEEISVRHFRGFLWTAWEQSRGPTESTLIPSWNRVIYSLPDIYSNLHEVVEKDNEL
- a CDS encoding carbon-nitrogen hydrolase family protein, encoding MRKKIIIPQLGIEDGRIEENRKKISKAIRENARADLIIFPELVLQGHRLSSSTKEEMEEAINLRPEHTLEAMHDYAHRMGAEVIFGEMDEIRGSVYNLAVYVGRDKMDYYAKTHVHWSEKFKPGRELKIFNTSLGPTGILICFDAAFPEAARVLALKGATTIVVIAAIPVHFDIEYMRIRLRAMAHFNQVYVLFANRCGEGFSGHSAVIDPKGMIIGALGKEEGLLEANIDLAEVEKWRKKENIYGNRRPELYGALSEEEKEDLY
- a CDS encoding ABC transporter ATP-binding protein — its product is MEENKTKLNINGLTKQFGNTTALSDIDFSVDEGEFCILLGPSGCGKSTLLRIIAGIENATHGDVFIESRNVTLLPPGERDVAMVFQSYALYPHMTVKENLAFPLKVTRTPKDEVNERVSEAAELLSIGELLSRYPRELSGGQRQRVAIGRTIVRRPKLFLFDEPLSNLDARLRVKMRVELAALHKRLGATMIYVTHDQTEAMTLGEKVVILDKGKIQQTGTPSEVYNRPENRFVASFIGSPEMNFFEGEIREGGMFRSDIFCIAINDKLSPGPASLGVRPEDLLWEASASTKPLAGMRVELVENLGPELLLHLAEAGTKVVMRCDPLLSVSEGDRVVLHVLKNKCHFYRGGRRLKI